From the Candidatus Binataceae bacterium genome, the window GCGCCTCGAGGATGTGTCCGTCGGCGTCGACCGCGCCCGGGTAGCGAAGCTTGCGAATCCGATCGTATTTGGATGGCATCGTGCGTATACCTCCGCTCACCCCTGCAATAGCAATCCCACCGCCGCTTGCACAAACGGCGCGCGCGCCGATTGGCGCGCGCGGGCTGCGTCGCCAAGATGAGTCGAGGGAGCTCGCCCGGATCGCGAGCGGCCAGCCTTTGTTTCCCCCCGTACGAAAGGGGGACGTCGCCTCTACAGCTCCAGCGCGCTGGCAATGCCGACCACGGTCTTGGTGCCGTCGGACTTTTCGCACCACGCCTCGACCTCGGCGCGCGTGCGCTTGCCTTCCGGACGGCCTTCGAGAATCCGGCCGCGGGCAGCGGTCGTCTCGTTGGCCCACAGTACGTTGACGAGCCGCAGATCGCAGCGTCCGCCGCACAAGAAGCCCATCCCGAAGCGCTGGGTCATCATCGCCCCGACCAGGCACACGGACAGCATCCCCTGCACGACGATCTCCGGAAAGCCGAGCTTGCGCGCCGCCTCGCGGTCGGTGTGGTAGTTGAGCGCCGGCCCCGAGAACGCCATGCACATCGCCTCGCTCACGTGGATCATCGGCGACTCGATCGGCTCGCCGCCACGCTCACCGACTCTGAAGCTGCGCGCGGGATCGCGCTCGCGCGACTTGTCAACCGCCAGCGCGCTGTGGGCCGCGCGCTCGGGCAGCAGGAAGCTCTGATGGGTGCGGCTGCGGGTGACGAGCCGGCCCGCGGCGTTAAAGATCATCGTTTCGTTGACCACGTACTCGCGGTCGCGCTTTACGTAGCGATCGACGATTACCGAGCGCGTATGCAGCCGCTCGCCGACCATCACCGGCGCCAGTAGGTCGCACTCCTGGCGCGCGTGCAGGTTGCCGTAGATGTTGGGCAGGTACCAGTCGTGAGTGCGGAAAACAGCCGAATGCAGGATCAGCGCCGGCGCGACCGGTCCGCCGAGCGGCGAGCGCCCGCGGTACCACGGATTGTCGTCGCCGGTGCCCGCGATATAGCGCTCGACCAGGTCGGGCGTGATCTCATATTCGGCGCCGCCGAAGTCGCGGCCAACGTAAATCTCATCGCTTTCGAATACGCTCGGCGTCTCCATCACGATGCACTCCGGATCTGACTGCGGCTCAAGCCTGTTTGATCTTCCTCTTAAGCCGCTCATCGAACTTGGCCCGTTCGACCACCGCGCGGCTGTGGGTGCCGGTGCCGATTTCGTCCATCTCGTCCACCGCGCGGACGTTGAACTCGACGCGCCGCCCGTCGCATCTGGTGACCTCGGCGTACGCGGTGACCTTGTGCCCGTCGGGAGTGGCGGCAAGGTGCTGGACGTTGACCACGATGCCGACCGACATTTCACCCGGCTCCATGTACGGGCGCATCGCGTCCATCGCGGCCAGCTCCATCATCAGGCTCATCATGCAGGTCGCGAGCACTGGCGGCAGCGACGGTTCCATCGTGCCCGCCAGGTCCTTGCGGCTTACGGTCATCGTGTAACTGCCCTTGGTTCCCACCGGAATCGCTCGCATT encodes:
- a CDS encoding MaoC family dehydratase, translating into METPSVFESDEIYVGRDFGGAEYEITPDLVERYIAGTGDDNPWYRGRSPLGGPVAPALILHSAVFRTHDWYLPNIYGNLHARQECDLLAPVMVGERLHTRSVIVDRYVKRDREYVVNETMIFNAAGRLVTRSRTHQSFLLPERAAHSALAVDKSRERDPARSFRVGERGGEPIESPMIHVSEAMCMAFSGPALNYHTDREAARKLGFPEIVVQGMLSVCLVGAMMTQRFGMGFLCGGRCDLRLVNVLWANETTAARGRILEGRPEGKRTRAEVEAWCEKSDGTKTVVGIASALEL
- a CDS encoding thioesterase family protein gives rise to the protein MRAIPVGTKGSYTMTVSRKDLAGTMEPSLPPVLATCMMSLMMELAAMDAMRPYMEPGEMSVGIVVNVQHLAATPDGHKVTAYAEVTRCDGRRVEFNVRAVDEMDEIGTGTHSRAVVERAKFDERLKRKIKQA